A region of Solanum dulcamara chromosome 7, daSolDulc1.2, whole genome shotgun sequence DNA encodes the following proteins:
- the LOC129895909 gene encoding heat stress transcription factor A-4a-like, whose amino-acid sequence MDEAPCSTNALPPFIAKIYEMVDDPSTDPIVSWSSNNKSFIVRNPPDFARDLLPRYFKHNNFSSFIRQLNTYGFKKIDPEQWEFANEDFLRGQPDLLKNIYRRKPVHSHSAHNIHSLSSSALSESERQGYKEDIGKLKHENESLHLVLNRHKQDHQGLEMQMQVLTKHVQQVKDRQKNVLSTIAQTINKPGLALSLMPQLEMNERKRRLPGNSFLYNETGLENNQASSSEDSTRENMDPTSLLTLNKEVLDQLESSLTFWEYILRDIDQAAMRRSSSVDLDESISCADSPAISYPQLTVDVGSKVSDIDMNSEPNGNATPDVTPPENLVEIASNVPTGVNDVFWEQFLTENPGSTDVKPEREDTESKLNVEDGKFWWNRKTVNSLTEQLGHLTPAE is encoded by the exons ATGGATGAAGCTCCTTGTAGCACCAACGCGCTGCCTCCGTTTATTGCAAAGATATATGAAATGGTGGATGATCCCTCCACTGATCCAATTGTCTCCTGGAGTTCAAATAATAAGAGTTTTATTGTTCGTAATCCTCCTGATTTTGCAAGAGATTTGTTGCCTAGATACTTCAAGCACAATAATTTTTCCAGCTTTATCCGACAGTTAAACACTTAT GGATTCAAGAAAATAGATCCCGAACAATGGGAATTTGCAAATGAGGATTTTCTTAGAGGTCAGCCAGATCTTTTGAAGAATATCTACAGACGGAAACCTGTTCACAGTCATTCTGCACATAATATTCATAGCCTTTCATCATCTGCATTGTCCGAATCGGAAAGACAAGGGTATAAGGAAGATATTGGAAAGTTGAAGCATGAGAACGAATCACTTCATTTAGTACTAAACAGACATAAACAGGATCATCAAGGACTTGAAATGCAAATGCAGGTCCTTACCAAACATGTCCAACAAGTGAAAGACCGACAAAAAAACGTGCTGTCTACTATAGCTCAAACCATAAATAAACCAGGATTAGCTTTGAGTCTCATGCCACAGCTGGAAATGAATGAAAGGAAGAGAAGGTTGCCAGGAAACAGCTTTCTTTATAATGAAACAGGCCTTGAAAATAATCAAGCGAGTTCTTCTGAAGATTCGACTAGGGAAAATATGGACCCAACTTCTCTTTTGACTCTCAACAAGGAAGTGCTAGATCAGTTGGAATCTTCTTTGACCTTTTGGGAGTATATACTACGTGATATTGATCAAGCTGCGATGAGGCGGAGCTCTTCAGTGGACTTGGATGAATCTATCAGTTGTGCCGACAGCCCTGCTATATCTTACCCACAACTAACTGTTGATGTTGGGTCTAAGGTTTCTGATATTGACATGAACTCTGAGCCTAATGGAAACGCTACTCCTGATGTTACTCCTCCAGAAAATCTAGTAGAGATTGCTAGTAATGTACCAACAGGAGTAAATGATGTATTCTGGGAACAATTCCTAACTGAGAACCCTGGTTCTACTGATGTAAAGCCGGAAAGGGAAGATACAGAGAGCAAATTAAATGTTGAGGATGGGAAATTTTGGTGGAACAGGAAGACTGTAAATAGCCTTACAGAACAGTTGGGACATCTTACTCCAGCAGAGTGA